CAATAAGCTAAAATCTTTGACTTTTGGTTTTATGTTATGTGGTACTGGTTGCTTTTCCACAGTTGCTGCATTTTCTTTGCGCATTCATTTCCCTCCTTTTTCATTCAACGATGAGTGTTGACATTAAACATGTAGCATACTAGCATGTAATGTACAGTCCTCACAGATACTCGTacactttcaaattttaaaactaaCTTCTGAGACACcagaaaaaaactaaaacatctAAAACATCTAGAATCAGAGGGCTGAGCTTATCTAATTTCACAAAGCTCCTATCACTAAAGCTGAGACGCTTAGTTTGGCCAATGTTCATGTGCAAAAGAGATGAGgcttttcctttatttttttcttcttttgggcCATTACATTCAAAACAGTTTAAATTTGAATAGGCCTGCAAGTGGCAGACTTTGCAGGCTGGGGAAGGTAGGAGCCTATCTCATTCATATACATTGGACTCTCTGGTGGTTTGAATAAATAGCATGTActtacaaaataagaaaaaccaGAACAAATAGTTTTTGGCTTCTCCGCTGCACTCACGGGTGTCAATCAGtttgttttattatatattttgttatttcgTCTTTTAtctatgtattttttatatatatataaaattgtcAGACATGgacttttatttctttttggttttttaattatttacatTTAATAAGCTATTATTtgacttattttttatttttaaaaatatttcctaTTGAGACGGAcaataatatactaaactcacacacactacacggatgTTAGGACTCGAATCCAAGACCTGTCCTGAATGAACAATTGCTACAAACCACAATACTAATAAACGATAGAGTTGTGTTAGGAAACTTTCTTTCAATTTAGGAcaattttttatgtatttatgtaAAATCACACTAGGTAATGTCCTCTCCCCTTGGTCTTATAGCCCATCAGCTTGAGTACAAAATAAACATCATTGGgccttcttcatcttctctctTCCACAGTCCTACTTGTCCACTTGGCACCAAACCCAATATCCGTCAGCCCAAAATGGAATTATGATTGTTTTTagaaacaatgaaaaataaaaccagaATTTCTTCTTTCgatcaaacaaaaccaaaatatatttaacaactccaaaaaaaaataaaaaaacaggaCACATAGAATTTAGAATCTGAATATTTCCAGGCTGGATCCAATCGGACAGGGACAGAAGCCAGACAAGGAATCCGAAGTGTGGATCGCGtctttctccttctttctgtttcttttccgCAAAggttttgtcttttttaatcatttgCTGTACAATTTATTATTCTCAGAAATGATTGGATTTTGATCTGATGAAGCTGTAGCTGAATTACTTTACCTACCAGCAGCGCCTTCATTTTGATATCTTGGATTGCAAAAGATTGAGCTTTGATGTCttgttttgatgaattattcaGCTCTATTATTGTTGATGCTGTTCATTTCCTTGTTATCTTATTCAATTGGTTGATTTAGATGTAAAAGTTGAGCTCTTTGCTCAATTTTTCGACCGTTTTGATTGTGGAAATTCAATCGATTTCGTGTAGGTTTTCAGTTCTATAACTTATATTTGATGATTTCTTATCTAACTCGTCAGAGTGTGTAAAGATACGTTCTTGTGAACCTCCTTTAGCTTCATTTTAATATCAGAAACCATGAGTTTCCCCTCTGAATGATGTGTATCAGCTTCACCTTTGGGTTTTAATTGAATAGTTgattgtaaaaaaataaaaagtgtcaGAGCCAAAAATTTCTGTATGCTGACGACCCAATATTGGTTCATAGATGTCCAAACTCAGCTTGATTCTGTCTCAGATTCTCAATTGTATTAGAACTAAATAGTCTTACTGAAGCTCTCAAATCATAGTCGTTCCCTGGAAATAGTAAATGCACATTATTTGATTACGACATGTTTTTCACAGTTCGAGAAATtgatctctcttttctttttgttgtttagtCCAGAAACCTGATGTTTTTGTATGTTCAAACTGGAACAGGTTGCagagatatatataaaacctTTAAATAATTTGGGGGAGCCGCTTTGAGTATTTAAATGTCTGAGCATTAGTGTGGTGGTGAAAAACCATAGCTGAATTGGTCATTCATGTGGCCTTCATATTTACTGttcaataatattattaaggcggaagatgaagaagaatcaGATGGAGAACATTCAAGTTTAGTTGAATCATACCCATGTGGGCAGTCATCGAGTAATGGTAAATGCCATGTTGCTGCCTTGCCATGTTCACACTTTGTTGAAGTGAGTGCATTGCCATTCTGCCCCTACCTTTCTTAGTGATAACTTGTTCATTCTGGACTCTGATACCAATGGATTCGAATTCATTAAAGTGTGGTgttagttttaatttgtttacatGTCTTGGTACTTATAGGTCCCACACATTAATCAGCTAGATTCTTGGGATTGCGGCCTCGCTTGCCTTGTGATGGTTTTTCGGACTGTTGGCATAGACAGCTGCGATATTCAGACATTGGCAGAACTATGTTGCACAACTAGGTGCTCCCTTCTTTACAGAGTCAGAACTTCAATTCCTTCTCTGATAGTCTGTTATATACGTTCCTTTGAGTATTACTCGTAAGAATTTGATCGATGATTATAGGATTCTGACTTTTGAGATTGGTAAAGATATAAAGTGTAGACGAAGAAAGCCCTTCCTCAAGTCTCAACCTAGTGTTTAAAATGCTAGATTCTTATGTGTATTACTAGATTAATTTATTCTTTCCTAAAAGATCTTATTTACATAAGGGCATGCTGTAGTCTATAGCTTATGCATTGTCTTGCAGAAATGAGGTAACAAGCAATACTTGTCctcttttattcaattttcaaacaaCAGATGACTGAATGttcccccctccccccttGTATTTTCATACAAATTTGTTGTGAAGTTGGAATAGGTATGGAGTATCATAAGAATGCTTGATACCTTCTTGTTGCTAAAAGTTGCAGGTAGATTCCTACTTGATACATCAGTCACATATTCAATATAAGCTTATATGATATATCTGCATGCTAACATATTGTTTGCAGCATTTGGACCGTTGATCTAGCATATTTATTACAGAAGTTCTCTATCAGTTTTTCCTACTACACGGTGACATTTGGAGCAAACCCAAATTATTCTGGCGAGACATTTTACAAGGTGATTTTCTGCATTTAAAATAACGAAGTATTTAAATGACAGTATTTCTTGCTGGTGCGTGTGAACTAGACCATATTGGCTGTTTTCAAGTTCCAGAATGCACTTCTTAGCTTAATTGtctattaattatatatgcatatatcatATGACTTGAGGACCCAAACTGCATAAGCAAGATCTTTAGCTGTCATGATTTCCTGGTGTTAGCTGAAATTTTAATCTTTATCAATGGGTGCCACCTATTTCTGGATGATTTGCAAATGCTACTTATTGTGTTTGGTatgtaaaataaatgaaaatttggacatttcattttatttgtccaaaagaaaatgttttgGATATAAAGATTGTTGTttcacttttcttctttcatataCTTGTTCACACATTGATACACAAAGTTTCGGTTCATTTATTCTGCAGGAGCAATTACCTAATGATCTGGCGCGAGTGGATACACTATTTCAAAAAGCACGGGAAGCTGGAGTTAGTATACAGGTATAATTGTTAGCCGCAAAAAGCTAACATATAGACCATAATTTCAGCTCTTGTTGATCTCTTCCCAAATCAAGAGTCGGACATCCTTTTTATTCATAATGTTCATGTTCCAataaacctttttttctttacagtGCAGGTCAATCAGTCGAGAAGaaatttgtttcttgattTTGTGTGGGAAATACATTGCCATTGTATTGGTTGATCAGTATAAATTGAGGTTCAAATTTCTTgtattctcttctttctttttttccccttgATTGGAATGTATGAGATACATGTTAAAAATCGAAGTTCTGGGCTAATGTTAAATATTTCTGTCAAAATTGTGTCACAGTCGGTCTTGTTCGGACGATGTTTTTGTCTCAGACTTTTATGGAAGCAACTCTGGTTACACAGGTAGGACTGTCATGTTTGGTTACACTGGTTCTGTTAGAATCTGAATTAAACTTCTTTATCTGCACAATGTTGAGACTGACATGATTGTGCCTTTTGTTTGTGACAATGTAAAGAAGGTGCTTCAGGGTtgtgatttctttttattttcaacttTATGGGGGGAGATGGATAGATCTGCTGTACATGTATAACTTgggcaaaagaaagaaaaagtggaCGTAAATACTTTTATAGAATCATAATTTAACTTAAAGAAGTGCTCTTTGCTGGGATGAAAGATCTTCTTTATGCATCCCATGATTAATCATTTTTGTTCCCAACCACTTTTTAAAGAAGTTTGCATGTTTAGATGAATTAATTGCTGGAtagtttattgtttttgttaggTCACTATGTCATCATATGTGGGTATGACTCTGCTACGGATGAGTTTGAGATTAGAGATCCGGCCTGTTCAAGGTATCTTCATTGCAactcttttgtctttttgggGGCCCGGGGTATGggtaagaagaagaaaagctgTTATGTTATCTTCTATTCATGCATTTGGGCCATCCTCATTCATGTTGAAATTTCTGATGGAGTATAAATCATGATGATAGACCTATCAATTTGGTGACTATCTGACTCCAAAAACTTGTTGAAATTTGTGGGATATTATGCCGTTAAGAACATGCCATGCTAACAAATTTCTTCCAGTAAGAGAGGCGTCAAAAGTAGAAACTTCCTTATGTTTGTCAAACTTTTAGAGAGGCTTCTTTAACGATCCAGCATTTGTGATTTCTAATGTCCAGCCACAAAAATTATGTTAATTCATGTAATAAGTTCACACTAAGTTCATCATAAGAACAGTTACGAAGATCTATGTACATTAAGCCTGCAAATGTTACTCAGAAAGGCTGTATTATGCTTGAATATAGTTGATAGTGCTGAAGAGGTCAATGAGTTTGGTTTTTCATGGGAGTAGTCGTTGATAAAAAAATCTACTCACACAAGTCTCTGCTTACATGTGCATTCTTTTAGGCTGGGTGAACTTTTGAACTGTTCTATTCGGACAGTCAATTACTAATCTCATGTTTTATTGTGGTCCAAAGTTCTTTTAGCTTATACAAGTGCCCCTTCGGATAAACTGTGCAGGAAACACGAGCGGGTGTCATCAACATGCTTAGAAGAAGCCCGGAAATCGTTTGGCACTGATGAGGATCTT
Above is a window of Prunus persica cultivar Lovell chromosome G2, Prunus_persica_NCBIv2, whole genome shotgun sequence DNA encoding:
- the LOC18785600 gene encoding protein GUCD1; this translates as MWPSYLLFNNIIKAEDEEESDGEHSSLVESYPCGQSSSNGKCHVAALPCSHFVEVPHINQLDSWDCGLACLVMVFRTVGIDSCDIQTLAELCCTTSIWTVDLAYLLQKFSISFSYYTVTFGANPNYSGETFYKEQLPNDLARVDTLFQKAREAGVSIQCRSISREEICFLILCGKYIAIVLVDQYKLSRSCSDDVFVSDFYGSNSGYTGHYVIICGYDSATDEFEIRDPACSRKHERVSSTCLEEARKSFGTDEDLLLISLKRSGKQNSPLIQRSARDNIDCR